In the genome of Pseudomonas sp. LBUM920, one region contains:
- a CDS encoding DUF2802 domain-containing protein: MFLEAAVIVLALLWAGTLAFLLRYMRQQRELAQQQAERDAVRDRRILDLVKRVDHFQQTAVKVGDEVHELRAILGPLPDKLAQIEQRDPSSLSFAQAAKLVGMGATVDELTQSCGLTQAEAQLMSKLHKS; encoded by the coding sequence TTGTTTCTTGAAGCGGCGGTGATTGTCCTGGCCCTGTTGTGGGCCGGGACCTTGGCGTTCCTGCTGCGCTATATGCGCCAGCAACGCGAATTGGCCCAGCAACAGGCCGAGCGCGATGCCGTGCGTGACCGGCGCATTCTTGACCTGGTCAAGCGCGTGGATCACTTCCAGCAGACTGCGGTAAAGGTCGGGGACGAGGTGCATGAACTGCGCGCGATTCTCGGGCCGCTGCCGGACAAGCTGGCGCAGATCGAACAACGCGACCCTTCGAGCCTGTCGTTCGCCCAGGCGGCGAAGCTGGTGGGCATGGGCGCGACCGTGGATGAGCTGACGCAGTCGTGTGGCTTGACCCAGGCTGAAGCGCAATTGATGAGTAAGTTGCACAAAAGCTGA
- a CDS encoding sensor histidine kinase: protein MYASLKSLIARAVSRSNARRIVLALCLCSLLVSLWAYTRSAPLPLLIPLLNLATLLVVGVQQWRSRKSIKFQPQELADRLLQVQENERHRLSRELHDDIGQLLTAAKLQSEWLKRRLPPDLQSQCTVLCNTLNETLAKVRDVSAILNPRQLASLGLEASLRAHLLKTLENTPVHWSLECQQRLTGIPEEMAVAAFRITQEAVTNMLRHAQAHNLLVRLQRLPEGLSLMICDDGLGFSPAINPGLEGQRGMAGMSERIDQLGGTLSVNSQPGKGTRIDALFPWAPRALERASSPKVLE, encoded by the coding sequence ATGTACGCCAGCCTAAAGTCACTCATCGCAAGAGCCGTGTCCCGCAGCAATGCCCGCCGCATCGTTCTCGCCCTGTGCCTTTGCTCCTTGCTGGTCAGCCTGTGGGCCTATACCCGTTCCGCACCGTTGCCGTTGTTGATCCCTTTGCTCAACCTGGCCACGTTGCTGGTGGTGGGCGTGCAACAGTGGCGCTCGCGCAAATCGATAAAATTCCAGCCGCAGGAACTGGCCGATCGCTTACTGCAAGTGCAAGAAAACGAACGGCATCGCCTCAGCCGCGAATTGCATGACGACATCGGCCAACTGCTCACTGCCGCCAAGCTGCAAAGCGAATGGCTCAAGCGCCGCTTGCCGCCAGACCTGCAAAGCCAGTGCACGGTGCTGTGCAACACCTTGAATGAAACCCTGGCCAAAGTGCGCGACGTCTCGGCCATTCTCAACCCGAGGCAGCTGGCCAGCCTGGGGTTGGAAGCCAGCCTGCGCGCGCACCTGCTCAAGACCCTGGAAAACACCCCGGTGCACTGGAGCCTGGAATGCCAGCAACGGCTGACCGGCATTCCCGAAGAGATGGCCGTGGCGGCCTTTCGGATCACCCAGGAAGCGGTGACCAACATGCTTCGCCATGCCCAGGCGCACAACCTGCTGGTGCGCCTGCAACGCCTGCCCGAAGGCCTGTCGCTGATGATCTGCGACGACGGCCTGGGCTTCTCGCCTGCCATCAACCCCGGCCTGGAAGGCCAACGGGGCATGGCCGGCATGTCCGAGCGGATAGATCAGTTGGGGGGCACTTTGTCCGTCAACAGCCAACCTGGCAAAGGGACCCGGATCGACGCGCTTTTCCCCTGGGCGCCGCGCGCCCTCGAACGGGCCAGTTCCCCTAAGGTTCTCGAGTGA
- a CDS encoding chemotaxis protein CheV, which produces MAGILDTVDQRTQLVGENRLEILMFRLAGRQLFAINVFKVQEVLQLPKLTLMPQRHPFVCGVVNLRGQTLPVIDLSQAIGMRPLVPGPNSTIIVTEYNRSVQAFLVGGVDRIVNMNWEAILPPPASAGRQHYLTAISKVDDQLVEIIDVEKVLAEIVPYNAKVSREKLEDPVLERARGREVLLVDDSNVALSQLRDTLGQLGVKMHIASDGLKALNMLKAWADSGQVMTDKLLMIFTDAEMPEMDGYRLTTEIRNDPRLRGLYVVLHTSLSGSFNDSMVKKVGCDNFLSKFQPDKLVDVVRQRLMLDEVPA; this is translated from the coding sequence ATGGCCGGCATTCTCGACACGGTAGATCAACGCACGCAACTGGTGGGTGAGAATCGCCTGGAGATTCTCATGTTTCGCCTGGCCGGGCGGCAGCTGTTCGCGATCAACGTGTTCAAGGTGCAGGAAGTCCTGCAGTTGCCCAAGCTGACCCTGATGCCCCAGCGTCACCCGTTTGTGTGTGGCGTGGTCAACCTGCGCGGCCAGACCCTGCCGGTGATCGACCTGTCGCAGGCGATTGGCATGCGTCCGCTGGTGCCGGGGCCCAACAGCACGATTATCGTCACCGAGTACAACCGCTCGGTGCAGGCATTCCTGGTGGGCGGTGTGGACCGCATCGTCAACATGAACTGGGAAGCCATCCTGCCGCCACCGGCCAGCGCCGGTCGCCAGCATTACCTCACCGCCATCAGCAAGGTCGATGACCAGTTGGTGGAAATCATCGACGTGGAAAAAGTCCTCGCCGAAATCGTGCCGTACAACGCCAAGGTCTCCCGCGAGAAACTCGAAGACCCGGTACTGGAGCGCGCCCGTGGCCGCGAAGTGCTGTTGGTGGACGACTCCAATGTGGCCCTGTCGCAACTGCGCGACACCCTTGGCCAGCTTGGGGTGAAGATGCACATCGCCAGTGATGGCCTCAAGGCGCTGAACATGCTCAAGGCCTGGGCCGACAGCGGCCAGGTGATGACCGACAAACTGCTGATGATCTTTACCGACGCCGAAATGCCCGAGATGGACGGCTACCGCCTGACTACCGAAATTCGCAATGATCCGCGCCTGCGGGGGCTTTACGTGGTGCTGCACACCTCGCTGTCGGGCAGCTTCAACGACTCGATGGTGAAAAAGGTCGGTTGCGATAACTTCCTGTCCAAATTCCAGCCCGACAAGCTGGTGGATGTGGTGCGCCAACGCCTGATGCTGGATGAAGTGCCGGCCTGA
- a CDS encoding MOSC domain-containing protein, protein MLRLSALYRYPLKSGKAEALQQVGLDQLGLDGDRRWMLVDEASGRFLTQRAVAKMSQLSALWNSAGGLTLSTPGMAPLEVALPGSDAELRGVTIWRDTLRVPDAGDAAAAWVSDFIGKATRLVQMPLARARTTEAGFGKDGDQVAFADGYPLLLIGQASLDDLSRQVGRPMEMLRFRPNLVIEGSQAYAEDGWKRLRIGDVEFRVVKPCARCILTTIDPATGERSADREPFATLDAYRKTEHGALFGQNLVNDDLGLLQVGMPVTIIE, encoded by the coding sequence ATGCTTCGTCTCAGCGCGTTGTACCGTTACCCCTTGAAGTCCGGCAAGGCCGAAGCCTTGCAGCAGGTCGGTCTGGATCAACTCGGGCTGGACGGGGATCGACGCTGGATGTTGGTCGACGAAGCCAGCGGGCGATTTCTGACGCAGCGGGCGGTGGCGAAGATGAGCCAGTTGTCGGCGTTGTGGAACAGCGCCGGTGGCTTGACCCTGAGTACGCCAGGCATGGCGCCGCTGGAGGTGGCCTTACCCGGCAGCGATGCCGAACTGCGCGGGGTGACGATCTGGCGCGATACCCTGCGTGTGCCGGATGCCGGCGATGCGGCGGCGGCCTGGGTCAGTGACTTTATCGGCAAAGCCACGCGGCTGGTGCAGATGCCACTGGCCCGTGCACGCACCACCGAGGCCGGTTTCGGCAAAGATGGCGACCAGGTGGCGTTTGCCGACGGCTACCCGCTGTTGTTGATCGGCCAGGCGTCCCTGGACGACCTTTCCCGGCAGGTTGGCCGGCCCATGGAAATGCTGCGCTTTCGCCCCAATCTGGTGATCGAAGGCAGTCAAGCGTACGCCGAAGATGGCTGGAAGCGCCTGCGTATCGGCGACGTTGAGTTCCGAGTGGTCAAGCCCTGTGCTCGTTGTATTCTCACCACGATTGACCCGGCGACCGGCGAACGCAGTGCCGATCGCGAACCCTTCGCCACGCTCGATGCCTATCGCAAGACGGAACACGGCGCCCTGTTCGGCCAGAACCTGGTCAACGATGACCTGGGCCTTCTGCAAGTGGGCATGCCCGTGACCATCATCGAGTAA
- a CDS encoding acetyl/propionyl/methylcrotonyl-CoA carboxylase subunit alpha, translated as MPTFSKILIANRGEIACRIQRTAQALGYRTVAVYSDADAQALHVQMADEAVNIGPAPVQQSYLNIAAILNAANITGADAIHPGYGFLSENADFARACQHANITFIGPSVEAIELMGSKRLSKLAMLEAGVPCIPGYQGGRQDDATLQEQAKRIGYPLMIKASAGGGGRGMRLVHDSSQLLDSLRTARSEAMNAFGSDELILERALIDPRHVEIQLFGDSHGQLIYLGERDCSIQRRHQKVIEEAPCPVMTPQLRQAMGEAALKAGRAVNYVGAGTVEFLLDRDGQFYFLEMNTRLQVEHPVTELITGLDLVAWQLHIAAGEALPLTQADVALSGHALEVRLYAEDPTQGFVPQTGDVLRWEPAVGVRTDHGVLEGQRISPFYDAMLGKIIAHGATREEARRKLLRAVQDTVLLGVTTNQRLLADLLEHPDFIAGDFSTGFIAKHFSEIPRQAATDEQIALAAALFYHHSAGTHHSGLTGWRNNASVPWTYRLDINDAPHEVAVSVLHANHLQANGIDIRNLSTDGRRATLEINGVRRRVAYHLDDAQLWLPGVRVINRTQQVASRQVDAGSGTVKAPMDGAIVDIRVSAGQRVTQGQLLLVLEAMKMEHPLTAGIDGVIKNVQVIAGAQVHNRQVLLEIEKA; from the coding sequence ATGCCCACATTCAGCAAAATCCTGATCGCCAACCGCGGCGAAATTGCCTGTCGCATCCAGCGCACCGCCCAGGCCCTGGGCTACCGCACCGTGGCGGTCTACAGCGATGCCGACGCCCAGGCCCTGCATGTGCAGATGGCCGACGAAGCCGTCAACATCGGCCCGGCGCCTGTCCAGCAGTCGTACCTCAACATCGCCGCCATTCTCAACGCAGCCAACATCACAGGCGCCGACGCCATCCACCCCGGCTATGGCTTTCTCTCCGAAAACGCCGACTTCGCCCGCGCCTGCCAACACGCGAACATCACCTTCATCGGCCCAAGCGTTGAGGCCATCGAACTGATGGGCAGCAAACGCCTGTCCAAACTGGCCATGCTCGAGGCGGGCGTGCCGTGCATACCCGGTTACCAAGGCGGCCGCCAAGACGACGCCACCCTGCAAGAGCAAGCCAAGCGCATTGGCTACCCTCTGATGATCAAGGCCAGCGCCGGCGGCGGCGGGCGCGGCATGCGCCTGGTGCACGACAGCAGCCAGCTGCTCGACTCACTGCGCACCGCCCGCTCTGAAGCGATGAACGCCTTCGGCAGCGACGAACTGATCCTCGAGCGCGCGCTGATCGACCCGCGCCATGTCGAAATTCAATTGTTCGGCGACAGCCACGGCCAGCTCATCTACCTGGGCGAACGCGATTGCTCGATCCAGCGCCGCCATCAGAAAGTCATTGAAGAAGCCCCCTGCCCCGTGATGACCCCGCAACTGCGCCAAGCCATGGGCGAAGCCGCCCTGAAAGCCGGGCGGGCGGTCAATTACGTGGGCGCCGGCACGGTGGAATTCCTGCTCGACCGCGACGGCCAATTCTATTTCCTGGAAATGAACACGCGCCTGCAAGTGGAGCACCCCGTTACCGAGCTGATCACCGGCCTCGACCTGGTGGCCTGGCAACTGCACATCGCAGCCGGTGAAGCGCTGCCACTCACACAGGCCGACGTGGCCTTAAGCGGTCACGCCCTGGAAGTGCGCCTGTACGCCGAAGACCCGACGCAGGGCTTTGTGCCGCAAACCGGTGACGTGCTGCGCTGGGAGCCTGCCGTCGGCGTGCGGACCGACCACGGCGTACTCGAAGGCCAACGCATCAGCCCGTTCTACGACGCCATGCTCGGCAAGATCATCGCTCACGGCGCCACCCGTGAAGAAGCTCGGCGCAAACTGCTGCGAGCAGTCCAAGACACGGTATTGCTGGGCGTAACGACCAACCAGCGACTGCTCGCCGATCTGCTTGAACACCCGGACTTTATCGCCGGCGATTTCAGCACCGGATTCATCGCCAAGCACTTCAGCGAGATTCCCCGTCAGGCAGCCACAGATGAACAGATCGCCCTGGCCGCCGCGCTGTTTTATCACCACAGCGCCGGTACCCACCACTCAGGTTTAACGGGCTGGCGCAACAACGCCAGCGTGCCTTGGACCTATCGCCTGGATATTAACGACGCACCCCACGAGGTCGCCGTGAGCGTGCTGCACGCCAACCACCTGCAGGCCAACGGCATCGACATTCGCAACCTCAGCACCGATGGCCGCCGGGCCACGCTGGAGATCAACGGCGTGCGCCGCCGCGTCGCCTACCACCTCGACGATGCACAGCTCTGGCTGCCCGGCGTGCGGGTGATCAACCGTACTCAGCAGGTCGCCAGCCGCCAGGTCGATGCCGGCAGCGGCACCGTCAAGGCGCCGATGGACGGTGCCATTGTCGACATTCGGGTCAGCGCCGGTCAGCGCGTCACCCAGGGTCAATTGCTGCTGGTGCTCGAAGCGATGAAGATGGAGCATCCGCTGACGGCCGGCATCGACGGCGTGATCAAAAACGTGCAGGTGATTGCAGGCGCTCAAGTGCACAATCGCCAGGTTTTACTGGAGATCGAAAAGGCCTAG
- a CDS encoding response regulator transcription factor codes for MTCNLLLVDDHALIRAGVRALIQDIPGYTVIGEASDGAQLLEKFSALQPDIVLLDLSMKHVGGLDALQQLKTAYPKSKVLILSMHTDPELIMRALESGAHGYLLKDTTANELEHALLALRNNERYLSPAIAHTVINQALIRSQGPTSPVAHSHNLTARQLEILRLIVRGKSTREIAHGLGLSIKTVEAHRSQIMKRLQIFDVAGLVLFAVREQIISLDD; via the coding sequence GTGACCTGCAATTTACTTCTGGTGGATGACCACGCACTGATTCGGGCCGGCGTGCGCGCGCTGATCCAGGATATTCCCGGCTACACCGTGATCGGTGAAGCCAGTGATGGCGCGCAGTTACTGGAAAAATTCAGCGCACTGCAGCCGGATATCGTGCTGCTGGACCTGTCGATGAAGCACGTCGGTGGCCTGGACGCATTGCAGCAACTCAAGACGGCCTACCCCAAAAGCAAAGTACTGATCCTGTCGATGCACACCGACCCGGAGCTGATCATGCGGGCGCTGGAGTCCGGCGCCCATGGCTACCTGCTCAAGGACACCACCGCCAACGAGTTGGAACACGCCCTGCTCGCCTTGCGCAACAACGAGCGCTACCTGAGCCCGGCGATTGCCCACACCGTGATCAATCAGGCGCTGATCCGCAGCCAGGGGCCGACGTCCCCCGTCGCCCACAGCCACAATCTCACGGCGCGTCAGCTTGAAATTCTGCGCCTGATCGTGCGCGGCAAATCCACCCGGGAGATCGCCCACGGCCTGGGCCTGAGCATCAAGACCGTGGAGGCGCATCGCTCGCAAATCATGAAGCGCCTGCAGATATTCGACGTAGCGGGCCTGGTGCTATTCGCCGTTCGCGAGCAGATCATCAGCCTGGACGATTAG
- a CDS encoding exonuclease domain-containing protein, whose protein sequence is MPHWLIIDLEATTDEGGWPVTEMEVIEIGASLVNRQGRELDHFQRFVRPLRRPLLTPFCRQLTHITQANIDAAAPMTDVWPLFERWLGQHQTRLEGWASWGDYDRKQLELEWQRHGLASALAQTPHVNLKQRFAKARRLDKPLGLNGALQLAGMQFQGQQHRALEDARNTARLLPLILPV, encoded by the coding sequence ATGCCTCATTGGCTGATTATTGACCTTGAAGCCACAACGGATGAAGGCGGCTGGCCCGTGACGGAGATGGAAGTCATCGAGATCGGCGCGAGCCTGGTGAACCGCCAAGGCCGTGAACTGGATCACTTCCAGCGCTTTGTGCGGCCGCTGCGTCGGCCGTTGCTGACGCCGTTCTGCCGACAGCTCACCCACATCACCCAGGCCAACATCGACGCCGCTGCACCGATGACCGACGTGTGGCCACTGTTCGAACGCTGGCTGGGCCAGCATCAGACGCGCCTGGAAGGCTGGGCCAGCTGGGGCGACTACGATCGCAAGCAGCTTGAACTCGAATGGCAACGCCATGGCCTGGCCAGCGCGCTCGCGCAAACGCCGCATGTGAACCTCAAGCAGCGCTTCGCCAAGGCCCGGCGCCTGGATAAGCCGCTGGGCCTCAACGGCGCGCTGCAATTGGCGGGGATGCAGTTTCAGGGTCAGCAACACCGGGCGCTGGAAGATGCGCGCAACACCGCGCGCCTGCTGCCATTGATTTTGCCGGTCTAG
- the yegS gene encoding lipid kinase YegS: protein MTTPKALLILHGKQALNEDVRAAVQARREQGWELAVRVTWEGGDAQRIVNEALADGYTHLIAGGGDGTLRDVAEAMALAETDASLVLMPLGTANDFARAAGVPLQPAHALALLDVPPKAIDLGQAGGQMFLNMATGGFGSQVTANTSEDLKKVLGGAAYLFTGLTRFSELKAAYGELEGPGFHWKGDLLALGIGNGRQAGGGHVLCPGALADDGLLDISILPAPQEVVGTLMTLMSDGWGLDNMFVRARLPWVEIKVAEGLYINLDGEPLKGDDLRFSALPKALRVHLPLNSPLIVQADDLLANGE, encoded by the coding sequence ATGACCACCCCCAAGGCACTGTTGATCCTGCACGGCAAGCAAGCCCTCAACGAGGACGTGCGCGCCGCCGTGCAGGCCCGTCGTGAGCAGGGCTGGGAGCTGGCGGTGCGGGTCACTTGGGAGGGCGGCGACGCCCAGCGCATCGTCAATGAGGCCCTGGCCGACGGCTATACCCACCTGATCGCCGGTGGCGGCGACGGCACGTTGCGCGACGTGGCCGAAGCCATGGCGCTGGCCGAGACCGACGCCAGCCTGGTGCTGATGCCGTTGGGCACCGCCAATGATTTTGCCCGCGCCGCCGGTGTGCCGCTGCAGCCTGCGCATGCGCTGGCGCTGCTGGACGTACCGCCCAAAGCCATCGACCTCGGCCAGGCTGGCGGGCAAATGTTCCTCAATATGGCCACTGGCGGGTTTGGCAGCCAGGTCACGGCCAACACCTCCGAAGACCTGAAAAAAGTCCTCGGCGGCGCGGCCTACCTGTTCACCGGGTTGACGCGTTTCAGTGAGTTGAAGGCTGCCTATGGCGAGCTGGAAGGGCCGGGCTTCCATTGGAAGGGCGACCTGCTCGCGCTGGGGATCGGCAACGGTCGTCAGGCGGGCGGCGGGCATGTGCTGTGCCCTGGCGCGTTGGCCGACGATGGCTTGCTGGATATCAGCATTCTGCCGGCACCTCAGGAGGTGGTTGGCACGCTGATGACGCTGATGAGCGACGGCTGGGGCCTGGACAACATGTTTGTGCGCGCGCGCCTGCCGTGGGTCGAGATCAAAGTGGCCGAAGGGCTGTACATCAACCTGGACGGTGAACCGTTAAAAGGCGATGACCTGCGGTTCTCTGCACTGCCCAAAGCCTTGCGTGTGCACCTGCCGTTGAACTCGCCGCTAATCGTCCAGGCTGATGATCTGCTCGCGAACGGCGAATAG
- a CDS encoding pyrimidine/purine nucleoside phosphorylase, translated as MFKVNEYFDGTVKSIAFGTAEGPATIGVMAPGEYEFGTAQREIMHVVSGALTVKLPDADWETFAAGSQFNVPANSKFQLKVAVNTAYLCEYRG; from the coding sequence ATGTTCAAAGTCAACGAATACTTCGACGGCACCGTCAAGTCGATCGCTTTCGGCACCGCAGAAGGTCCGGCGACCATCGGCGTGATGGCCCCGGGTGAATACGAATTCGGTACCGCCCAGCGTGAAATCATGCACGTGGTGTCCGGCGCCCTGACCGTGAAACTGCCCGACGCCGACTGGGAAACCTTCGCTGCCGGCAGCCAGTTCAACGTACCGGCCAACAGCAAGTTCCAGCTGAAGGTCGCGGTAAACACTGCTTACCTGTGCGAATACCGCGGCTAA